The region TCGGCAACTTTTGCGCATATTTCTGACAGTTTTTGGGGAGTTTGGCAGGGGCGTGGTGTGACACCGGACAGGCTGATGACTCTGTGGATTCACTCATGCATGGTCACACAATGTGACAGTCCAGACATGGCTGGAAACGGGAGGCAGCTCCGTTTAACCGAGCCTTATCTCCGACTCCAAGCCGCCTCCAAAAACtaacaacaaaaggaaaactttgCCTTGCGCAAGGCCCGGGACAGACAGCGCGCCAGGCAGACTGAAGACGTTTGTGCATGAATGAGTTTGATAGGCGGCATTAAAAAACCAAAAGAGTTTGTTGGGGTGACAGAGAGGCGACAGGTTGCGGGTTTGGTATCAGGGAGACAGAGAGTGGGAAGGTCGCTGAAGCCGCGGGAGGTCCACACGCTTTTCAACGCACTCAAATGATGGCACCAATGATGGCAGATGGATTTGCTTTTCGTATTTAAGTATGACATCTCCGGTCTAAAGGTATGACGGATAAATACAGCTGTGAATGCTTTCCTGTGAATAACTGGGAGTAAAGAGAGATCAAGTAAATGAAGAATGCCATCAGGTAATTAAGAGTTGTTTCAGTTTTACAAAACAAGAAGAGTCAAACAAAAAGCCTGACAAAGCCTGACGGGAGTCTGGGGACTCTGGCACAGTCTGTATTGTCAGCCTGGCAGGGATGGCTTTGTATTTGAACCTGGCTCTGTCTGTTACATTCCTCACCAGCCGACAGAAATGCCACAAATACCTGTAAAACTGAGAGAAATGTATTCAAAGTTGGCCACTAATAATTAAGTCACCACGAGGTCAAATAATACACGACATTCTGCCTCTCTCTGGGTTTATTGCTGCTGTATCCCCAATACTTACACGACGTATTATACTACATATTGCCTTTAATTATATCAGGTATTTCAGAGGCAAAcgtcttttgtttgtttagaaaTTTAcactatttttcatttttcagctgGTCCCAAacttaaaagtgttttttgaattaTTGATCAAAGCATGCACAGATATTCTGATGTGTTTGATCAACTGACTTCATTCAAAGTCTTAAAGAAAGggaattaattatttttgtactaatgttttttctcttccaggTGTCATACACATTGTGAACCCTAGTCGATGGATTTATTACCTTTAATACAAGAATATTTTAGTAAGTTTTTCCTTGCTTATGTGTTTCTTGAATTAGTTGTATAATTAGTGTTTCATGTGCATAAAATTGTCTAAAAGATGTAAATAGCAACAAGCCCTACCTTGCTCAAAACACATTCATCAACCATTTATCGCATAAACAGGGCAGTAGATATCTataaaaatacatctgtttTACTTAAACTACATGTAGTTTGAAAAGCCTGTTTAAATGGTAGTTAAACTTAGTTTTAAATCTGTCCATTAAATAACAGATGCAGTGCTATTAAGATTAGTCAATCAATAGAAAATGATTATACAACTGTTACATTGTGTATACTTGGTCAAGTCAGTCATTTACAAAGCTCTTATCTTCTCTTTTTATAAAATTCTTTAATATATTCAGGATTGTTTGAACAAATCAAGCTATTTCAGGACATCAACTCAGATCAcaactttttatcacattttaaagACTATGTAATTTAAGtaatcccccccaaaaattgAAAGATCGATTGATAATGAATATaaagttttacagttttcttttaacttaAAACCAACTTATCTTTTCAATAAGAATTAtcacattgttattattatattatcttTCCTTATTACAGCTAAACGTTTCCATCTGAGCCCTGTGGCTTTAGTGTTACAGTTGACAGtggaagagaggaagggagggcggcgtgtgtgtgtgtgtcagtatttgtttcattgtgtgcgtgtgtgtgcatgtgtgtgcgcgtgccaCATCAGAGCCCCATCTCTGCTAAATGCTGTTTTCGAACATTATAATGTAGATCTCAGCACATGCCTGCTGGGCAGTGGAGCGAgcaggtgagagagagagacaggcctgacatagagagagagagagagagagagagagagagagagagagagagaaaagagcgAAAGGGAGAGTGAACCAGGATTCAGTCAAACAGGTGgcctatacagtatatgagctTCTAAAAGGCTCAGTGTTGCAAAGCGAATGCTGTGTTTGAATTTGTTATCAATATCTGACACCCACATGGCAGTTTTTGATAAATACCTTGTTCTGCTCAGCGTTttatgaaaaaagagaaatatgtcAAAGTCTAGTCCACACCTCTACTCTCCTCCATGTCCTTGACCCTGTGTTTCCTTGTTTGTTCGTATGTGTTTAACTTCGGGGTGAGGTATGCCATTACATGATAAATGTTCAAACTGAGTACAATTTCATACACAATTCTttaactttctctttctttctatttttttgttttgccaatccttctttctttttctactaCAGCCTGTACTTTCTCCATAGGCTAGAAATCTTGAAGCATGGGCGACTGGAGTTTTCTGGGGCGGCTGTTGGAGAACGCTCAGGAGCACTCAACGGTCATCGGCAAAGTCTGGCTGACcgtcctcttcatcttcaggaTCCTGGTGCTGGGGGCCGCGGCTGAAGAAGTCTGGGGAGACGAGCAGTCCGACTTCACCTGTAACACGCAACAGCCCGGTTGCGAGAACGTCTGCTACGACGAGGCTTTCCCCATCTCGCACATCCGCTTCTGGGTGCTGCAGATCATCTTTGTGTCCACGCCAACTCTCATCTACCTGGGCCATGTGCTTCACATCGTCCGCATGGAGGAGAAGcggaaagagaaggaggaggagatgcGCAAAGCAAACAGGTTCCAAGAGGAGAAAGAACTCCTTTATAAAAATGGTGGAGAAGTTGGAGGTGGAGGCGGCAAGAAGGAGAAGCCGCCAATCAGGGACGAGCATGGCAAAATCCGTATCAGAGGCGCATTGCTGCGGACCTATGTGTTCAACATTATTTTCAAGACTCTGTTTGAAGTGGGATTCATTTTGGGCCAGTATTTACTCTATGGCTTCCAGCTGAGGCCCCTGTACAAGTGTGCACGTTGGCCCTGCCCCAACACCGTTGACTGCTTCATATCAAGACCCACTGAAAAgactatttttattatatttatgctTGTGGTGGCTTGCGTGTCTCTTTTGCTGAATTTGTTAGAGATCTATCACCTTGGATGGAAGAAAGTTAAACAGGGCATGACAAATGAGTTTGCCCTCGACCACGAGACACTGCGGCGTGTGAACATTGCAGAGCCTGACTGTTTGGCCTCGACCTCCAGAACTGCCCCATCCAGCCTCAGATACCCAACCAACTACACAGATGTGAAGGCGGGCAGTGGGGCGTTCCTGCCGCCACTGCGGCCAGTAGCCGTGCCCTCAGCAGCGGAGTTCAAAATGGACAAACTCCAGCAGGAGGAGTCCCTCCGTCAGCCCTCCCCCGCTTCCCACTACTACataagcaacaacaacaaccacaggcTGGCCACGCAGCAGAACTGGGCCAACTTGGCCACCGAGCAGCAGACTCGGGAGAAGAAGGCCACCTCCCCctgcccctcctcctcttcctcgacCAGCAACGAcaaggagcagcagcagcaacccGTCGATGCTGCACTGCTCCCTCCAACCAGCAACACCACCAGTAACACCAACATCACCAATTCAACTGCCGCTGCcgcctccagcagcagcagcagcagcagcagcagcagcagccattgCAGTGCATCCAACGCAGGCAGCTGGAGCGGAGGGAGGAGCGAGCAGGAGGAAGGCCACGTCACCACCACGACTGTGGAGCTGCACGAGCCTCCAGCAACGGTCAGCACAGACCCTCGGCGGCTCAGTCGGGCCAGCAAGAGCAGCAGCATCAGGGCAAGGCCGAGCGACCTGGCTGTTTAAATCTCTTTGGCCCTTTCATGTCCCTAAACCCTCCCTGACCAACACCCTGCATCCCCAAACCCCACCCCCAAAACACAGTGATTCTCAGACAAAACGATCTCACAAATGCATAGagcaaaaaactgaaagaatcaacaaacaaaaggagGCAAGATGACaggaaggcagactaacagaaAAGGTTTAGGCTAAAGTGAGATCATTAGCAGTTGTTGATTTAGTGCAATCGGTGAGTTGCAGAGCATGTGAAGTAGTTTGTTTTGGATGGTCTTAAGTTATGCAGAAAAATTTGGTCATGTGCTATGAAGTCGGAAGGCTCCGCGCACAGTGATAGATGGAGAGAACAACATTGTTATGTCATAATTTTGCATCAAAATGGACACTTCTCACCAACATGGTGTTTatctatttttgtctttttgttgagGATAAAGGAACtattataaatgaaaattatcatttatcaaaacaatgactgaatattttgttttatctggAGGAAGCACAAGTAGCTGGCAATGATGTACGGATCAGTTATTTGATGTGTAGCCAGATGATTCGCTTATTTATATCTTGAACAGCTTGTTCCAGCGTTTGTCCTTTGACCTGGAAGACCTTTGTTTCAGCACTTTGGGAATGTTACGAAACAAACAccttttatgttaaaaaatataattcatcAAGGAAGAAATTTCATCAACAAACATTACATGTATTGTGTTCCTTGTAGTTGTGCATGCCAGCATGTGCAGCCCTACAACTCACCGATTCACTGAATTTTCATGGCAAAGCTGGCTAGCTTGGTTTTACCCATGATCCATTGCACTGCTTCTAGCACAGAAACAATAGATATTTTAATTAAGATGGAATAGATAGGAATGGACTGATGTGATACTCACAGAGTccttaaaataaacagacagatTATGGGTCAAGACTGGTGGTAGAAGTCATCACTGtgatgcccagaatgcacctggaTCCCTCCAAGCACATTGTCAACAACATAGCAATCTAAACGTTCTAACCAATGCTGTTAGTTTACAAAAGAGGAAAATAGGAGCAGGGTCACTTGCGCCTGCCTCTGTCAGCATCGCCTTCAGTCAACATGTCTGAACAGAAAAAATGCTTTCCACTAAATGCACAAATGACAAGATATTGCCTTCATATAATCTTAAAGCAAATATATGGAAGCCACCACCtgatagaaaaacacaaacatattcccTTTGTTCATTCAGAAAAAATCCCAAAGCTCCTTTGTTCAGACTTTAAACTGCTATTTCCTTTGGTTAGATTATTGGCAGATAATTTTTCTCTGAAACGTACAATCAAACTTCATCACATCTCAAGATTAAGAGCAACTTTGAGAGTGATTTCCGCCATCACACATTTCATATGCTTCGTCATTGGTTTTAttcttaaaatttaaaatgaattttacTCATAAATGGCATACTTGTGGTAGTCAGTTTGTGATTGAGAAACAGCTacaatttgataaaaaagacaacatgacTTGGCGTTGTGAGTATCAAAACGCCACGGTGCCATCTACCTTGACGACTTctattttgttgtgttcatcTTGATACTTAGAGATCTTTAGAAACCCAAACATTTAACTGAATTTACGAGCAGCCGCAGTCCTCTGTCTGTGTCGCGTTACTGTGCTGTGTGGTTCATTCACAACCCAGGCACTGACTTTCAAAAccccttttcttttatttattttagctttacAGCAACCAACCACTATATTCGTCTATGAGTTCACCACTAGGGAAAAGTTGAAAGTACAAAGTAAGACTGTGTCAAACCTCAATCATCTGCATTGGTCACATTGCACTCACAGGGCATTATAGCAGGATTTTATAGGAACAATTGTTTTCCAGCAGTTCATGTTAATACACTGGAGTAAGACCAAAGTGGTACCagctgttcatttttattttttgggggacGGGGGTTAAAAAATGATGGTACTGTATGATGTAAGAGTATCTGTACCCATATAGGTTTTA is a window of Etheostoma cragini isolate CJK2018 chromosome 11, CSU_Ecrag_1.0, whole genome shotgun sequence DNA encoding:
- the gja3 gene encoding gap junction alpha-3 protein — translated: MGDWSFLGRLLENAQEHSTVIGKVWLTVLFIFRILVLGAAAEEVWGDEQSDFTCNTQQPGCENVCYDEAFPISHIRFWVLQIIFVSTPTLIYLGHVLHIVRMEEKRKEKEEEMRKANRFQEEKELLYKNGGEVGGGGGKKEKPPIRDEHGKIRIRGALLRTYVFNIIFKTLFEVGFILGQYLLYGFQLRPLYKCARWPCPNTVDCFISRPTEKTIFIIFMLVVACVSLLLNLLEIYHLGWKKVKQGMTNEFALDHETLRRVNIAEPDCLASTSRTAPSSLRYPTNYTDVKAGSGAFLPPLRPVAVPSAAEFKMDKLQQEESLRQPSPASHYYISNNNNHRLATQQNWANLATEQQTREKKATSPCPSSSSSTSNDKEQQQQPVDAALLPPTSNTTSNTNITNSTAAAASSSSSSSSSSSSHCSASNAGSWSGGRSEQEEGHVTTTTVELHEPPATVSTDPRRLSRASKSSSIRARPSDLAV